From the Sphingomonas phyllosphaerae 5.2 genome, one window contains:
- a CDS encoding CsbD family protein — protein sequence MNKDEFQGGARYVGGKIEKAVGDTVDSRAWKVDGVVDQVAGGAQHSYGRARSIVEDAIDSAPELAEEARDRLKAAGERAADAAQEGGRVAAQKVQDAPLLWAIAAAIGGYALALVVHGRRD from the coding sequence ATGAACAAGGACGAATTCCAGGGCGGTGCCCGCTATGTCGGTGGCAAGATCGAGAAGGCGGTCGGCGATACCGTCGACAGCCGTGCGTGGAAGGTAGACGGCGTCGTCGACCAGGTCGCAGGCGGGGCACAGCACAGCTATGGCCGCGCCCGCTCGATCGTCGAGGACGCGATCGACAGCGCGCCCGAACTGGCCGAGGAGGCGCGCGATCGCCTGAAGGCGGCCGGCGAACGTGCGGCGGACGCCGCGCAGGAGGGCGGCAGGGTGGCCGCGCAGAAGGTGCAGGACGCGCCGCTGCTATGGGCGATCGCGGCGGCGATCGGCGGCTATGCCCTTGCGCTCGTCGTCCACGGGCGGCGCGATTGA
- a CDS encoding alpha-L-fucosidase, whose product MAHRYSVRRRLIALATIGAAFAAVPATAPAAPTPEAVPAPAPTPAPAQQADAYTPGAANLEARRWFQDAKFGIFLHWGLYSELGGGGSPGLAEWIMQENKIPAARYERLARFFNPTRFDADAWATSFRKAGARYVVITSKHHDGFAMFDSKVSPYNVAKATPFGRDPIAELAAACRRQGIKLFFYYSQLDWHNTDYFPRGRTGHTTGRPEAGDWEKYLDYQDAQLRELLTQYGPIGGIWFDGWWDQEKTPLRDRWRLDRTYRLIHQLQPAALIVNNHHHAPFPGEDYQTFERDLPGENTMGYSGTAKVGALPLETAETMNGSWGFNLVDDNFKSPETLVRTLIGAAGRNANFLLNTGPMPNGELQPENLATYAKIGAWLTANGRSIYGTRGGPIAPGPWGVTTQRDKTVYVHLLRAHDGRVALPFAGKVASARLFDGDAPVTVTARGGTIELSGLPPLGDRWDQIVALRLR is encoded by the coding sequence ATGGCGCACCGGTATAGCGTTCGGCGGCGTTTGATCGCGCTGGCAACGATCGGCGCCGCCTTCGCCGCGGTGCCCGCCACCGCGCCCGCGGCGCCCACGCCTGAAGCCGTGCCCGCACCTGCACCCACGCCCGCACCCGCACAGCAGGCTGACGCCTACACGCCGGGCGCCGCCAATCTGGAAGCGCGCCGCTGGTTCCAGGACGCCAAGTTCGGGATCTTCCTCCACTGGGGCCTCTACAGCGAACTGGGCGGTGGCGGATCGCCCGGGCTGGCCGAGTGGATCATGCAGGAGAACAAGATCCCCGCCGCCAGATACGAGCGGCTGGCGCGGTTCTTCAATCCCACCAGGTTCGATGCCGATGCGTGGGCCACGTCGTTCCGGAAGGCCGGCGCGCGCTACGTCGTCATCACCAGCAAGCATCACGACGGCTTCGCGATGTTCGACAGCAAGGTGTCGCCCTACAACGTCGCGAAGGCGACGCCGTTCGGCCGCGATCCGATCGCCGAACTTGCTGCGGCGTGCCGGCGGCAGGGCATCAAGCTGTTCTTCTATTACTCGCAACTCGACTGGCACAACACCGACTATTTCCCGCGCGGGCGGACCGGGCACACCACCGGCCGTCCGGAGGCGGGCGACTGGGAGAAATATCTCGATTACCAGGACGCGCAGCTGCGCGAGTTGTTGACGCAATATGGCCCGATCGGCGGCATCTGGTTCGACGGCTGGTGGGACCAGGAGAAGACGCCGCTGCGCGACCGCTGGCGGCTGGACCGCACCTATCGCCTGATCCACCAGCTGCAACCCGCCGCGCTGATCGTGAACAACCACCATCATGCGCCGTTTCCGGGCGAAGACTATCAGACGTTCGAGCGCGACCTGCCGGGTGAGAACACGATGGGTTACAGCGGCACCGCGAAGGTCGGCGCGCTGCCGCTGGAAACCGCCGAGACGATGAACGGCAGCTGGGGCTTCAACCTGGTCGACGACAATTTCAAGTCGCCGGAGACGCTGGTGCGCACGCTGATCGGCGCGGCAGGCCGCAACGCCAACTTCCTGCTCAACACCGGGCCGATGCCGAACGGGGAATTGCAGCCGGAGAATCTGGCCACCTACGCGAAGATCGGCGCATGGCTGACCGCCAACGGGCGTAGCATCTATGGCACGCGGGGCGGACCGATCGCGCCGGGGCCGTGGGGCGTCACCACGCAGCGTGACAAGACGGTCTATGTCCACCTGCTGCGCGCGCACGACGGGCGCGTCGCGCTGCCGTTTGCGGGCAAGGTGGCGTCGGCACGACTGTTCGACGGCGACGCGCCGGTGACGGTCACGGCGCGCGGCGGCACGATCGAGCTGTCGGGGCTGCCGCCGCTCGGCGATCGCTGGGACCAGATCGTCGCGCTTCGGCTGCGGTGA